In the Mauremys mutica isolate MM-2020 ecotype Southern chromosome 13, ASM2049712v1, whole genome shotgun sequence genome, one interval contains:
- the LOC123348349 gene encoding ribonuclease homolog, translating to MALKISYPALLLSLVLLGAWLALASGQLPTSTNDQFLRRHWDNPKTKATNNTAYCRLLTRCRGISRRNNTFVHDSIRAINSICTGKPDGLVTSPRTFKITICRFNPTTGTATGTPLVHRIVVNCKRQLPVRFVRSVRPKIWA from the coding sequence ATGGCTCTGAAAATATCCTACCCCGCGCTCCTGCTGTCGCTTGTCCTGCTGGGGGcttggctggctctggccagtggGCAGCTGCCGACTTCGACGAATGACCAATTCCTGAGGCGGCACTGGGACAACCCGAAGACCAAAGCCACCAACAACACTGCTTACTGCCGCCTGCTGACACGTTGCCGGGGTATATCCAGGAGGAACAATACCTTCGTCCATGACAGCATCAGAGCCATCAACAGCATCTGCACTGGGAAGCCTGACGGGCTCGTGACAAGCCCACGCACCTTCAAAATCACCATCTGCAGATTTAACCCGACGACAGGCACTGCCACTGGGACACCCTTAGTCCACCGAATTGTCGTCAACTGTAAGAGACAGCTCCCTGTGCGCTTTGTAAGGAGTGTTAGGCCCAAGATCTGGGCATAG